In one Nitrososphaera viennensis EN76 genomic region, the following are encoded:
- a CDS encoding chitobiase/beta-hexosaminidase C-terminal domain-containing protein — protein sequence MMIIAVVVNAPIRASALSVDACNCVIFRLDDIQDFWLVPVQSAIIDKFIERNENLDLGVIMNFVGNDPAIVNKVRQGVATGLIETVLHGWNHVPYDTLSLQEQHDTLQMANAKLQDLFGRKTTIFIPPYNAYNEDTLEATSQLGLKIISSEFDQELPSIYDPDDPNSPNNKVYKAIAGSDIKDQFGVYHLPQVVGYYTYDSEPPTKTPLSFIQSQINDTIANYGYAVITLHPQDFTVKDANGNPTPVLSQEEMNDLDALITWIGDQEYHIRTFSSVTNVPLPPIIDNIPPNITAPADKAVVSTSELTPVDLGTPAVSDNVDTSPTVTNDAPAGGFPQGLTVVTWTATDDAGNGATANQYVMVSSTADTVRPTVSVSNPVAGTAVSGPAAGVNILVEGTASDGQSGVKIVEVRPNNGGYKPAKQKSPGSWSEWSFVLNIKQSGNREVVARSTDFFGNMQWAVIPITVSLSGPDTVAPQLTPPPDITVEAVGNITAVNLGAPVVFDNSDPAPVVKNDSPGATESTGFPLGTTVVTWTATDASGNSATAEQRVTVVDTSSPGIPELLSPSDGMATSNGAITFSWSQVTDATSGTAYDLLVSSSPDFSPAVIDQQGLTGLSYTLATPLADGTYYWKVRSSDELGNASPYSPARTVTVDTLAPAVAASPPGGTYSSARSVTLTASEPGATIYYTIDGSVPTTGSTVYSSPVSISINTSLKFFAVDPAGNGGQVATESYVFASVSASPPGGVYNAPQSVTLSSGVPGSTIYYTTDGSTPTTGSTVYTAPIAISANTTLRFFDVDGGGNAGSVVTEAYAFDTVAPTVTATPPGGTYSAAQSVALAASEPAMIYYTTDGSVPTTSSTVYTAPIAISADTILRFFGVDSAGNAGSTVTAEYIIDTVLPTVTADPAGGLYNAAISVTLTASEPGATIYYTTDGSVPTTGSTVYTAPISLSANTDLKFFAKDAVGNTGAVGSQTYLFDLQVPTVIASPTGGVFTSPQSVTLIASEPATVYYTTDGTDPTTSSPVYSSPISIAATATLKFFARDGAGNSGPIGTETYSINASTLPATHMSDTTATFGQSMYSAQQAHAEFVSPASQLVGKTIDEITLKLRKTGAPTGTAQVGVFNTDLTVKKLFGEKDTTTISSTYTDYVFSLTGSDVYVIQSGDRIGIKYAGGDASNFVAVMLDQDGVDPFDGTNTYRQVYTSSWLNSLPNDLYMTLRQTHAGADILPPTVTASPPGGAFPAAPSVTLSADETATIYYTLDGSTPTQSSSVYSSPITVSSGTTLRFFAKDTAGNIGSIKTEIYTVDPSLLPATYMSDTTATSGQSTYSAQQAHTEFVTPSSQLIGKSIDQITLKLRKTGVPTGIAEIGIFNTDLTVKKLFGTQNASAITSTYTDYVFSLTGSELYTIQSGDRIGIKYAGGDASNFVAVMLDRDAADPFDGTNTYRQVYTSSWLSSTSDDLYMILKQTHG from the coding sequence ATGATGATTATAGCTGTCGTCGTAAACGCGCCAATACGCGCAAGTGCCCTGTCTGTTGACGCATGCAACTGTGTGATATTTCGCCTTGACGACATCCAGGACTTCTGGCTCGTCCCTGTGCAAAGCGCCATCATCGACAAGTTCATCGAGAGAAACGAGAACCTTGACCTCGGCGTGATAATGAACTTTGTCGGAAACGATCCTGCCATAGTAAACAAAGTAAGACAGGGCGTGGCGACGGGCTTGATTGAAACGGTGCTGCACGGATGGAACCACGTGCCTTACGACACGCTTTCTTTGCAGGAGCAGCATGACACCTTGCAGATGGCCAATGCAAAGCTGCAGGACCTGTTTGGGAGGAAGACCACGATATTCATACCGCCGTACAACGCGTACAACGAGGATACGCTTGAGGCAACAAGCCAGCTGGGACTAAAGATCATAAGCTCCGAGTTTGACCAGGAACTCCCAAGCATATACGACCCGGACGACCCAAACAGCCCAAACAACAAGGTCTACAAGGCAATAGCCGGCTCTGACATCAAGGACCAGTTTGGCGTGTACCACCTTCCGCAGGTGGTGGGCTACTATACCTACGATTCCGAGCCGCCTACAAAGACCCCGCTTTCTTTTATCCAAAGCCAGATTAACGACACAATTGCCAACTATGGCTATGCAGTGATAACACTCCACCCGCAGGATTTCACGGTAAAGGACGCAAACGGCAATCCGACGCCTGTCCTCTCGCAGGAAGAGATGAACGACCTTGACGCCCTGATAACTTGGATTGGCGACCAGGAATACCACATAAGGACTTTTTCCAGCGTGACCAACGTTCCGCTGCCTCCGATTATAGACAACATCCCTCCGAACATAACGGCGCCTGCGGACAAGGCAGTCGTCTCTACATCGGAGCTGACCCCTGTCGACCTTGGGACTCCTGCCGTATCAGACAACGTGGATACCAGCCCGACGGTGACCAACGACGCTCCTGCCGGAGGCTTTCCGCAGGGCCTGACAGTGGTGACCTGGACGGCTACCGACGACGCAGGCAACGGTGCAACTGCAAACCAGTACGTGATGGTGTCTTCCACCGCAGACACTGTCAGGCCCACCGTCAGCGTCAGCAACCCCGTGGCCGGGACCGCAGTCAGCGGGCCTGCCGCCGGGGTAAATATTCTGGTGGAAGGGACAGCCTCTGATGGACAGTCTGGCGTCAAGATAGTTGAAGTGCGCCCGAACAATGGCGGATACAAGCCCGCCAAACAAAAGTCGCCGGGCAGCTGGTCCGAATGGTCCTTCGTGCTGAACATAAAGCAGTCGGGCAACAGAGAAGTCGTTGCAAGGTCGACAGACTTTTTCGGCAACATGCAGTGGGCCGTAATCCCGATTACTGTTTCGCTGAGCGGACCTGATACCGTGGCCCCGCAGCTGACGCCTCCTCCAGACATTACCGTGGAGGCGGTAGGGAACATCACGGCAGTGAACCTGGGAGCGCCCGTGGTGTTTGACAATTCCGATCCCGCGCCCGTAGTAAAGAATGACTCTCCCGGTGCAACCGAGTCGACAGGCTTTCCGCTTGGGACCACCGTCGTAACGTGGACTGCTACAGACGCGTCAGGCAATTCCGCGACTGCAGAGCAGCGAGTCACCGTAGTGGATACGTCGTCGCCTGGAATCCCCGAACTGCTTTCGCCATCTGACGGGATGGCGACAAGCAACGGAGCCATAACGTTCAGCTGGTCGCAAGTCACTGACGCCACGTCGGGCACCGCTTATGACCTTCTCGTATCTTCAAGCCCTGACTTTTCGCCTGCCGTGATAGACCAGCAGGGCCTGACGGGGTTGAGCTACACGCTCGCTACCCCGCTAGCTGACGGCACGTACTACTGGAAGGTCAGGTCGTCAGACGAGCTGGGCAACGCAAGCCCGTACAGCCCGGCCCGGACAGTTACGGTAGACACGCTTGCTCCAGCCGTCGCCGCATCGCCGCCTGGCGGAACCTACTCATCTGCCCGGTCGGTAACTCTGACTGCAAGCGAGCCGGGAGCAACAATATACTACACCATCGACGGCAGCGTGCCGACTACGGGCAGCACCGTGTACAGCTCGCCGGTGTCCATATCCATAAACACCAGCCTAAAGTTCTTTGCGGTCGACCCTGCAGGCAACGGCGGCCAGGTGGCAACCGAGTCGTACGTCTTTGCAAGCGTTTCTGCTTCCCCGCCGGGAGGGGTGTACAACGCACCGCAATCCGTGACACTCTCAAGCGGTGTGCCGGGCTCGACTATCTACTACACCACAGACGGCAGCACACCGACTACAGGCAGCACCGTCTACACCGCGCCAATCGCGATATCTGCAAACACCACGTTGAGATTCTTTGACGTGGATGGCGGAGGAAACGCTGGCTCTGTCGTGACAGAGGCGTACGCCTTTGACACTGTGGCTCCGACCGTGACGGCCACGCCGCCTGGCGGGACATACTCTGCCGCCCAGTCCGTGGCCTTGGCCGCAAGCGAGCCTGCAATGATATACTATACCACCGACGGCTCTGTACCTACAACGTCTAGCACCGTCTACACCGCGCCAATCGCGATATCTGCTGACACCATACTCCGGTTCTTTGGAGTGGACAGCGCAGGCAATGCCGGCTCGACGGTAACCGCAGAATATATCATAGACACCGTCCTGCCCACAGTGACTGCCGACCCTGCAGGAGGTCTGTACAACGCGGCGATAAGCGTAACTCTGACTGCAAGCGAGCCGGGAGCAACAATATACTACACCACAGACGGGAGCGTGCCGACTACGGGCAGCACCGTCTACACCGCGCCAATCTCGCTGTCTGCAAACACTGATCTAAAGTTCTTTGCAAAAGACGCCGTCGGCAACACCGGCGCGGTAGGGTCGCAGACGTACCTCTTTGACCTGCAAGTGCCGACTGTCATTGCTTCGCCGACCGGCGGGGTCTTTACGTCGCCGCAGTCGGTAACGCTGATAGCAAGCGAGCCTGCCACCGTCTACTACACGACGGACGGGACCGACCCGACCACGTCAAGCCCGGTGTACTCGTCGCCGATCAGCATCGCCGCTACTGCCACGCTAAAGTTCTTTGCGAGGGATGGCGCAGGGAACTCTGGACCGATTGGCACTGAAACCTACAGCATCAATGCCTCAACGCTCCCTGCCACCCACATGTCAGACACTACTGCAACCTTTGGACAGAGCATGTACTCTGCGCAGCAGGCACACGCAGAATTCGTCTCGCCGGCGTCCCAGCTTGTGGGCAAGACCATAGACGAGATAACGCTGAAGCTGAGAAAGACGGGCGCCCCGACGGGAACGGCCCAAGTCGGCGTCTTTAACACAGACCTGACAGTGAAAAAGCTGTTTGGCGAAAAGGACACTACCACGATCTCCTCGACCTACACGGACTATGTCTTTTCGCTGACCGGCTCTGACGTCTATGTCATCCAGTCCGGCGACAGGATAGGGATAAAGTACGCGGGAGGAGACGCCAGCAACTTTGTCGCAGTTATGCTCGACCAGGATGGAGTTGACCCGTTTGACGGCACAAACACGTACCGGCAGGTCTACACCAGTTCGTGGCTCAACTCCTTGCCAAACGACCTGTACATGACCCTGCGGCAGACGCATGCAGGCGCAGACATACTCCCTCCGACCGTCACGGCATCGCCGCCAGGCGGCGCTTTCCCTGCCGCCCCGTCAGTAACTCTGTCTGCCGACGAGACTGCGACCATATACTACACGCTGGACGGCAGCACGCCGACCCAGTCAAGCTCCGTGTACTCGTCTCCAATCACCGTCTCCTCTGGCACCACGCTGAGGTTCTTTGCAAAAGACACTGCAGGAAACATTGGCTCCATCAAGACCGAAATCTATACCGTCGACCCCTCGCTGTTGCCTGCAACCTACATGTCCGACACCACTGCAACCTCTGGCCAGAGCACCTACTCTGCCCAGCAGGCGCACACCGAGTTTGTGACGCCGTCCTCGCAGCTGATAGGCAAGAGCATAGACCAGATAACCCTCAAGCTCCGAAAAACAGGCGTCCCGACGGGCATTGCAGAGATTGGCATCTTTAACACAGACCTGACAGTGAAAAAGCTGTTTGGCACCCAGAATGCTTCCGCCATCACTTCGACCTACACGGACTATGTCTTTTCGCTGACCGGAAGCGAACTGTACACCATCCAGTCCGGCGACAGGATAGGGATAAAGTACGCGGGAGGAGACGCCAGCAACTTTGTCGCAGTGATGCTTGACCGCGATGCGGCAGACCCGTTTGACGGCACAAACACGTACCGGCAGGTCTACACCAGTTCGTGGCTCAGCTCTACATCCGACGACCTGTACATGATACTGAAGCAGACACATGGATAG
- a CDS encoding DHHA1 domain-containing protein encodes MPEIVVMSHKEDVDGLASAALAKAAFDAQTVILSDYPALIPKLEKLASSEKKIDSLFICDLGLSKKNEQRFVELLAKIAGKGTKVTYIDHHDISKETVAGLKKAKVTLIHTVKECTSVQVYRKYKKKLPESATFLAAMGALTDYMEKKPAAAKLVPRYDRQFLMLEATSLSYMISASQKDEDFLVRIVDTLSKGKYPHDVKGGFELAEKYAKKVANAVESIRSGIVKLDNLAHAPSTVELSSSMVVNFVLGSSGKPAAMVYKLKEDIGSYVVSIRGSKGCKVHLGRLVNDIASNLGGSGGGHDKACGAVIPKDRLNEFVKTLDSKIVG; translated from the coding sequence TTGCCTGAAATCGTAGTCATGTCGCACAAGGAGGACGTCGACGGCCTCGCTTCCGCAGCGCTTGCCAAGGCCGCGTTTGACGCCCAGACCGTCATACTTTCTGATTACCCTGCGCTGATACCCAAGCTGGAAAAGCTTGCCAGCTCTGAAAAAAAGATCGACAGCCTGTTCATCTGCGACCTAGGATTGTCAAAAAAGAACGAGCAGAGGTTTGTCGAACTGCTTGCAAAAATCGCCGGCAAGGGCACAAAGGTGACCTACATTGACCACCACGACATCAGCAAGGAAACTGTCGCGGGCCTGAAAAAGGCCAAGGTAACGCTCATTCACACGGTCAAGGAATGCACAAGCGTGCAGGTGTACCGCAAGTACAAGAAAAAGCTGCCAGAAAGCGCGACGTTCCTTGCGGCAATGGGTGCGCTCACCGACTATATGGAGAAAAAGCCCGCCGCGGCAAAACTCGTTCCGCGTTACGACAGGCAGTTCCTCATGCTTGAAGCAACATCGCTTTCGTACATGATCTCTGCAAGCCAGAAGGACGAAGACTTTCTCGTGAGAATAGTTGACACCCTGTCAAAGGGCAAGTACCCGCACGACGTCAAGGGCGGCTTTGAGCTGGCAGAAAAGTACGCCAAAAAGGTGGCAAACGCGGTAGAGTCGATACGCTCCGGCATCGTAAAACTGGACAATCTGGCGCATGCGCCAAGCACAGTAGAGCTGTCGTCAAGCATGGTGGTCAACTTTGTCCTTGGCTCGTCGGGCAAGCCTGCGGCCATGGTCTACAAGCTAAAGGAAGACATCGGCTCGTACGTGGTTTCCATACGCGGGTCGAAGGGCTGCAAGGTACACCTTGGCCGGCTCGTAAACGACATTGCGAGCAACCTCGGCGGGAGCGGCGGGGGCCACGACAAGGCCTGCGGCGCAGTCATACCAAAGGACAGGCTGAACGAATTCGTCAAGACGCTTGATTCAAAGATAGTAGGATAG
- a CDS encoding discoidin domain-containing protein: MQGSRIKRSIFKQLIFAVFAATLLLPLATGNGAISASAAATSCAALPVAKAEASGNEIGNVPSNVADGLPVTKWSIFGRGAWISVDLGTLATICHVDVAWYRGDTRQSTFTISHSSDATTYTQIYSGKSSGNTSSFERYDFADVDARYVRITVDGNTENEWSAISEIKVYGDVSAVQDDTRPSIAIDQPVNNSKVVVSSSATVSIKGKASDFGSGVKMVEVRTDGTAYMPATPASPGDWSSWTHTLMLPAGMHDIVARATDNAGNQQWHVAAVRVAQEPGSTIPASSPPTPTDRFGIAQLYPTAAGGIEWSSKWDNGNPRQFGNVPDPDDNWFETTHGIGTYTIDGEGTLTASGNFTRMYVHDPANVREWSENLEITMYIKRINETQLIDYSGLQLFARTNHGTNGNENRNFCDDRGYGVLVLTDGKWKLEKETAHHLSNGYVDLPGKKPWGGLPKDTWVGIKFVLRNMDNDTKVKLELYRDMTAGLNGGKWEKMTEFVDNGTNFGVGYGACKPGVDPALPLIHSFIDSTSETKRPMLSVYARNEYGTMEYANFTIREINPLP, from the coding sequence ATGCAAGGAAGCCGCATAAAACGATCTATTTTCAAGCAGCTCATTTTCGCTGTCTTTGCTGCAACTCTGTTGCTGCCTCTGGCAACAGGCAATGGCGCCATTTCCGCAAGTGCAGCAGCCACATCCTGCGCGGCCCTGCCCGTGGCAAAAGCAGAGGCATCAGGAAACGAGATCGGAAACGTGCCAAGCAACGTTGCTGATGGCCTTCCTGTCACAAAGTGGTCAATTTTTGGAAGGGGGGCATGGATATCAGTCGACCTTGGGACGCTTGCAACCATCTGCCATGTCGACGTGGCATGGTACAGGGGAGACACAAGGCAGAGCACGTTCACCATATCGCATTCGTCAGATGCCACGACGTACACCCAGATCTATTCAGGCAAGAGCTCTGGAAATACTTCCAGCTTTGAGAGGTACGACTTTGCAGACGTTGATGCAAGGTACGTCAGGATCACGGTGGACGGGAACACGGAAAATGAATGGTCGGCCATTTCAGAAATCAAGGTGTACGGCGACGTCTCTGCGGTGCAGGACGACACCAGGCCTTCCATAGCAATAGACCAGCCCGTAAACAACAGCAAGGTAGTCGTATCCTCTTCTGCCACCGTCAGCATCAAGGGCAAGGCGTCAGATTTTGGAAGCGGAGTAAAGATGGTCGAAGTCAGGACAGACGGCACAGCGTACATGCCTGCAACACCTGCCTCCCCGGGAGACTGGTCGTCGTGGACCCACACTCTCATGCTCCCTGCAGGGATGCACGACATTGTCGCGCGCGCGACTGACAACGCAGGAAACCAGCAATGGCACGTCGCAGCCGTAAGGGTTGCTCAAGAGCCAGGTTCCACCATACCGGCGTCAAGCCCCCCGACGCCAACAGACAGGTTCGGCATTGCGCAGCTGTACCCGACTGCTGCCGGCGGGATTGAATGGTCGTCAAAGTGGGACAACGGCAATCCCCGGCAGTTTGGCAATGTCCCCGACCCGGACGACAACTGGTTTGAGACGACGCACGGCATAGGGACGTATACCATCGATGGCGAGGGCACGCTGACGGCATCGGGCAACTTTACCAGGATGTACGTCCACGACCCCGCCAACGTCAGGGAATGGTCGGAGAACCTGGAGATAACTATGTACATCAAGAGGATAAATGAAACGCAGCTTATCGATTATTCCGGCCTGCAGCTGTTTGCCCGCACAAACCACGGCACGAACGGCAACGAAAACAGGAATTTCTGCGACGACAGGGGTTACGGCGTCCTGGTGCTCACCGACGGCAAATGGAAGCTTGAAAAAGAGACGGCCCACCATCTGTCCAACGGCTATGTGGACCTGCCAGGCAAAAAGCCCTGGGGCGGGCTTCCAAAGGACACGTGGGTAGGCATCAAGTTCGTCCTGCGCAACATGGACAACGACACAAAAGTAAAGCTGGAGCTGTACCGCGACATGACTGCCGGCCTGAACGGGGGCAAGTGGGAGAAAATGACTGAATTCGTGGACAACGGCACGAACTTTGGGGTAGGCTACGGCGCCTGCAAGCCCGGCGTGGACCCAGCGCTGCCGCTCATACACTCGTTCATAGATTCAACCAGCGAGACAAAGAGGCCAATGCTTTCTGTCTATGCAAGAAACGAGTACGGGACGATGGAGTATGCTAACTTTACCATAAGAGAGATCAACCCGCTCCCTTGA
- a CDS encoding glycosyltransferase family 2 protein: MEVVTREIHAPQKLTPRKKITRALIIVGAGALIATKLYMLFFYLDPILGIYSFLTTFLVFSCFIVSYTMYKDPFYGKKGQENSSNNKNGSGAPFSAREPLVSVIVPAKNDPVMIIEAAKSCLASTYRNIEVIMVNDGSTDDTGQAMDLLRKEFPDKISVIHLAQNVGKRKAVREGIVAGPAKGDIILLIDSDCVIEKTAIERMVKVFDDPDVGAVSGHGRAVNADQNTLTKMQDTWYDGQFSIMKAMESAFGTVTCCPGILSAYRKEAIMPALDKWANDVFLGADFVLGDDRHLTSYVIGGNKHYIDKEQKVWKAKYCESAIVYTEVPHRFKKFMWQQIRWKKSWLRVFFFTAPYYYKDRNAFAAAVYYLQMIWSFLSPVVAIRSLILLPLQGEYWSGVVYIAGLLFIGLLFAAEFKMRNPASGGKWAYRLTWSVMGFFLSSLEYYSFLTVRNKSWLTR; this comes from the coding sequence GTGGAGGTAGTCACAAGGGAAATTCATGCGCCGCAAAAGCTCACGCCCAGAAAGAAAATTACAAGGGCGCTTATCATAGTGGGTGCCGGCGCGCTCATTGCCACAAAGCTATACATGTTGTTTTTCTACTTGGACCCGATCCTCGGCATATACAGCTTTCTCACCACGTTTCTGGTCTTTAGTTGCTTCATAGTTTCCTACACGATGTACAAGGACCCTTTTTACGGCAAAAAGGGGCAAGAAAATAGCAGCAACAACAAGAATGGCAGCGGTGCCCCCTTTAGCGCACGCGAGCCCCTTGTGAGCGTAATCGTGCCGGCCAAGAACGATCCCGTCATGATAATCGAGGCCGCCAAGTCGTGCCTCGCATCGACGTACCGCAACATCGAGGTAATAATGGTAAACGACGGCTCGACCGACGACACTGGCCAAGCGATGGACCTCCTGCGAAAGGAGTTCCCTGACAAGATATCTGTCATACACCTCGCGCAGAACGTCGGCAAGAGAAAGGCCGTCAGGGAAGGGATAGTGGCAGGCCCCGCCAAGGGCGACATAATACTGCTCATCGACTCTGACTGCGTGATTGAAAAGACGGCTATAGAGCGGATGGTAAAGGTCTTTGACGACCCTGACGTGGGCGCCGTCTCAGGGCACGGCCGCGCGGTGAACGCGGACCAGAACACGCTGACGAAAATGCAGGACACATGGTACGACGGCCAGTTTTCCATAATGAAGGCGATGGAAAGCGCCTTTGGCACCGTGACCTGCTGCCCCGGCATCCTTTCTGCATACCGGAAGGAGGCCATCATGCCTGCGCTTGACAAGTGGGCAAACGACGTCTTTTTGGGAGCCGATTTCGTCCTGGGCGACGACCGTCACCTGACAAGCTACGTCATTGGCGGCAACAAGCACTATATTGACAAGGAGCAGAAGGTGTGGAAGGCCAAGTACTGCGAAAGCGCCATCGTCTACACCGAAGTCCCGCACAGGTTCAAGAAGTTCATGTGGCAGCAGATACGCTGGAAGAAAAGCTGGCTGCGCGTGTTTTTCTTTACCGCGCCGTATTATTACAAGGACAGAAACGCGTTTGCCGCAGCCGTATACTACCTGCAGATGATATGGTCTTTCCTCTCGCCCGTGGTGGCCATCCGGTCGCTCATCCTGCTCCCTCTCCAGGGAGAGTACTGGTCTGGAGTAGTGTACATAGCCGGGCTCCTCTTTATCGGGCTCTTGTTTGCCGCCGAGTTCAAGATGCGAAACCCCGCATCGGGCGGCAAGTGGGCCTACAGGCTTACCTGGTCTGTGATGGGCTTTTTCCTCAGCTCGCTGGAATACTACTCCTTCCTTACCGTGAGGAACAAGTCGTGGCTGACAAGATGA
- a CDS encoding right-handed parallel beta-helix repeat-containing protein — MKYTAVLLCILLASTFGIVIWNMYLPVSSNRNAEFIDYLRYSAEKAYNGNEFLKNNLTPIATQLGLGPATVPPNVGPRILYDPSMPSTVTLTFYVQYGNQGNLLSLLDLLHDYNVNKAVFFIEERFQKEHDFVVKRIQDQGYVIKTWDDLSGYKAPGYHPTVYRGVPLVENEILGQTGKDRDAMEFIRVALRHSDSSVIAFSPKIMSHKIVLEDVLKQGGKGIVFSDQPARPQADSQVPPFVLISDGNNSVTRVNDGKWTLDLLAQKYPSAVSYNAQESAYLVTRPIIMGNKTTLEINGDRVLLLSSSERNPNPSYLEIRGNAAIVNSTVTSWDPVRGKPEIDPYIPRPYIVVRGGHMDVLNSTITHLGYSLGGLKDTRYAHAALEYYNTKDFVIASSTIAFNYYGFYSEDSSDFKIVNNEIYGQTRYGLDPHTRSVNFVIDSNYVHDNGNQGIICSLWCENVTITNNIVEYNVEGIGLHWLTNSSLIKDNVVRYNEKYGVFIQKESYDNTIEGNTIVGNKYGVGILEGSSRNTIANNVVADNVLERFRIDADSTGNTVRDNRYSVPAG; from the coding sequence ATGAAATACACTGCAGTCCTTCTGTGCATACTCCTTGCAAGCACCTTTGGCATCGTGATATGGAATATGTACCTGCCGGTATCAAGCAACAGAAACGCAGAATTCATCGACTACCTCCGCTATTCAGCCGAAAAGGCTTACAACGGAAATGAATTTCTGAAAAACAACCTCACTCCAATTGCGACACAGCTTGGGCTTGGGCCTGCCACTGTCCCGCCAAACGTAGGCCCGAGGATACTGTACGACCCAAGCATGCCAAGCACGGTAACCCTGACTTTTTACGTGCAGTATGGAAACCAGGGGAACCTGCTGTCTCTGCTTGACCTGCTGCACGACTACAACGTCAACAAGGCGGTGTTTTTCATAGAAGAGAGGTTCCAAAAAGAGCACGACTTTGTTGTCAAGAGGATTCAGGACCAGGGATACGTTATCAAGACGTGGGACGACCTGAGCGGCTACAAGGCGCCGGGATACCACCCGACCGTATACAGGGGGGTGCCGCTTGTCGAAAACGAAATCCTCGGGCAGACCGGCAAAGACCGCGACGCGATGGAGTTTATCCGAGTCGCGCTGCGCCACTCTGATTCTTCGGTAATCGCGTTTTCGCCCAAGATAATGTCGCACAAGATAGTGCTTGAAGACGTGCTAAAGCAGGGCGGAAAAGGAATAGTGTTCTCTGACCAGCCGGCGAGGCCTCAGGCTGATTCGCAGGTTCCTCCCTTCGTACTCATCTCTGACGGCAACAATTCCGTAACGCGGGTAAACGACGGGAAATGGACGCTGGATCTTTTGGCGCAAAAGTATCCTTCTGCAGTCAGCTACAACGCGCAAGAATCTGCCTACCTTGTGACAAGGCCCATCATAATGGGGAACAAGACCACCCTTGAAATAAACGGAGACCGGGTGCTATTGCTCTCTTCGTCTGAGCGCAATCCCAATCCAAGCTACCTTGAGATCCGTGGAAACGCGGCGATTGTAAACTCGACCGTGACTTCGTGGGACCCTGTCCGGGGCAAACCCGAGATAGACCCGTACATCCCGCGCCCGTACATAGTGGTGAGGGGTGGCCACATGGACGTCCTGAACTCTACAATAACGCACCTTGGGTACTCGCTTGGCGGGCTGAAGGACACCAGGTACGCCCACGCCGCGCTGGAATACTACAACACCAAAGACTTTGTAATAGCCAGCTCTACCATTGCCTTCAACTACTATGGGTTCTATTCTGAGGATTCAAGCGACTTTAAGATAGTGAACAACGAGATTTATGGCCAGACCCGCTACGGGCTTGACCCGCACACCCGGTCCGTCAACTTTGTGATCGACTCCAACTACGTGCACGACAACGGCAACCAGGGGATCATATGCTCGCTCTGGTGCGAAAACGTCACAATCACCAACAACATAGTCGAGTACAACGTCGAGGGAATAGGCCTCCACTGGCTCACCAACTCCAGCCTGATAAAAGACAACGTCGTGCGCTACAACGAAAAGTACGGGGTGTTCATCCAGAAGGAGAGCTACGACAACACCATTGAAGGCAACACCATAGTCGGCAACAAGTACGGCGTGGGAATCCTTGAAGGGTCTTCGCGCAATACAATCGCAAACAACGTCGTGGCAGACAACGTTCTTGAAAGGTTCAGGATAGACGCCGACAGCACAGGCAACACCGTGCGGGACAACAGGTACTCTGTCCCCGCAGGTTGA
- a CDS encoding RidA family protein: MPIMAIIIMTATATAEQTLESLGITLPNPPAPAGSYVPVVISGNLAFVAGQIPVEAGQVKFKGKVGRDIPVEAGQQAARLCTINALAQLKAALGSLERIRRIVKVTGFVNCEPSFADQPKVINGASDLLVQIFGDSGRHARAAVGVSSLPLESAVEVEFVAEIK; encoded by the coding sequence ATGCCGATAATGGCCATCATCATCATGACGGCAACAGCAACAGCAGAACAGACCCTTGAGTCGCTTGGAATAACGCTCCCGAACCCGCCTGCACCCGCCGGCTCGTATGTGCCGGTCGTAATTAGCGGCAACCTGGCGTTCGTGGCGGGCCAGATCCCGGTGGAGGCAGGGCAGGTGAAATTCAAAGGCAAGGTCGGCAGGGACATCCCGGTGGAGGCAGGGCAGCAGGCTGCGCGACTTTGTACCATAAACGCGCTTGCGCAGCTAAAGGCCGCGCTTGGCTCACTAGAGCGCATAAGGCGCATCGTAAAGGTGACAGGGTTTGTCAACTGCGAGCCGTCGTTTGCAGACCAGCCCAAGGTCATAAACGGCGCGTCCGACCTCCTTGTGCAGATCTTTGGGGACAGCGGCAGGCACGCCCGCGCCGCAGTCGGCGTCAGCAGCCTGCCCCTTGAAAGCGCGGTGGAAGTAGAGTTTGTCGCCGAGATAAAATAA